The Panthera leo isolate Ple1 chromosome D1, P.leo_Ple1_pat1.1, whole genome shotgun sequence region TCCTCCCCCCACCTGGGAGGATCCAGAAACAAACACCCGCCGGTAACGCTGTTCTTGGCACCGACGTGGCCTCCGTGCACCGGTGGGTGTCGCCCTCACCCGGGGCTAGTTTCCGGCACAGCTGGTGAGCGGGCGCTTTTGGcccgtgggggtggggacagatgggACCCAGGAGATGTGAGCGTGGGGTCAGCAGCTGAGGCAGGGACCCTCACATCACAGCATCACCCTCTTGAGAGGACGGCTACCAAGGGTGACACCCTTAGTTTGGGCCTTGTCACCCCACAGGTGTCGCGGGCGGGACTGGCACCTTGCTGACTCCCTGGGGAGGGGACGGCACACCATGGAACATCCTCGGGCCCAGTCACAGTGTCCTTGCAGTTATGGGGTGGCATCCCCCAGTTACAGGGTCATGTCCCCCCAGAGGTAGGGTCGTGTCCCCCCAGTTATAGGGtagtgacacccccccccccagttataGGCTGGTCACCAGAGCTCAGCTAATGAGAAGCTGGCGGTCCCTCTCGGCAGCCAAAAGCCCGTGTCTGAGAGATGCTGGCTTTCTTCAGCCCCATCACAGACCAGACCCAGCCTGCTTCCTAGAGAAGATGAGACCTCACCTCAGACAGGGCCCACCCAGGATCTCAGGAGACTCCTCACGTCCCGGGGACGCTCCTAAGAACCACGAGCCCCTAGAGCCTTTCTTGCCGCCAGAAGGTCCTGAAGCCTTGGCCAAACGTGTCCCTCGACAACAAAAGGGATGTAAGGGACCTCATGAAGACACAAGTCTCCCAGCACCAAGGGTTTATTGAAGCAGCCAAGCCCAGGACCGGCCTTGTGTGGCCCATCCAGGCAGAACTCCGTCCACTAAGATTCGTTTTAGTGGAATTCTAAAGATCAAAGTAGAGTTTGGGAAGACATTGCATCCAGCAGGGTGAATCCCTCAGAAGTCTGGGAAGAAAAAGTGTCATGAGGCCCTAGAACATGCCAGAAAAATGGACGAAGGACAAGGGCATGCCATTTGCAAAGGACCGACCCGCGCCCAGAAGAATTTTAGCGGCGTTACTTGTGCAAAGCTGAAAACTTCCAGTATTGTCGCGGTCAGGCAAAGCCTGGAAGCAGCGACTGTCTGCCGTGGCCAGGCGTGACTCCATCAGTCCCCTCGACACACTTCGGAAGGTCAAGTTGGCAGCGGGCTGCAAAGGGCCCAAAGATGTGCCTTTTCACGCGGGGAGTCTGCTCTGGCAGTCCTCGGTTTTCCTATAAAGGGGAGGCTGTCGCAGGACTCAGCCTGCCGGGGCTTGACCCGGGGGCTCTCCTTCCTGCTGCCGGGGAGGCGTGACTCCCACCAGGGCATCGCCACCCATCAGGGGCCGCCCTCTCTGTTGGGCGGGGCCGGCGCCTCTCCCgggctctgtctcttcccctgggGTCCTCCAGAGACCCCCGCGAGGGGCGCCTTCGGCGGCCGCCCCCGAAGGCCAACGATGAAGAAGTAAACGGCAGGGTTCGCAGTGCTGTTGACGCAAGACAGGAGGACGCTGACGTCATTGAGAGCCTGGCTTTCCACTTTCCACATCAGGAACCTGATGACGCTGAGGGGCACGCCGCACAGAAAGAAGACCAGGGCGGTCAGCAGGACAACCAGGTAGAGCCTTCTGGGCAGGTGAAGGCGGGCGCTGTCGCGGACTTGGCGGAGTAGCAGCAGGCTGGATGTGCCCATGGTGACAAAGAGGACGACGACCCACACGTCCGTGATAGCCACAAGCGCAGGGCAGAAGCGAGTGGTCGAGGTGGACAGCTGGCCGCAGGCGTGGCCTCTCAGAATGTTCATCAGAAAGGTCAGAAGCCAGAGGAGGGCGCTCACGCCGGCCGACAGGTGCCTGGGGCAGTGGCACCGGTACCAAATGGGGAAGAGGACGGACAGACATCGCTGGAGGCTGATGGCGGTCATGACACCCAGGCCGGTGAAGTAGGACGAGAACCTGAGGACCATAAGGATGCCTGGAACGTGAAAGCAGCGGTGGAGGAAGGGCTTCAGGATTTGGCGTGCGCAGAACACGATCTGCAAGCACAGATGCATGAGATCCGCCACGGCGAGACTGAGGTTGTAGACAGAGAAGGCGTTTCTCCTGACGGACGCGCGGATGAGCCAGATCACGGCCCCGTTTCCCACCAGCCCGCAGAGGGCCACGACCACCGTGATGGACCGGAGGAGCACCTGGCCAGTCATCCCCGCCCCCGGAGACATCCCTGTGGAGTCATTGCTGGAACGGTTGACGGCCTCGCAGTAGTGGTCCATGCTGGGGAGGCCGGAGCTCAGGAGGGTCCTGCCGTGCTCCCCTGACCGGCGGGCTCTGGGCGCTCCTGGGCGTGCAAAGAcggaaatgcagagtctcaggcaCGTGAGGAAgtgccctgctcccccacccaggCCTTCCGTCCCCTTGtctctgcttccccttccctctatccccccccccaacacacacagccCCAGCCACAAATGTCCAGCTGTCCCCGGCTCCCCCTAGACCCGGACGGGACAAGCTCTCGGCTTCACCCCCATGGGCTCGGCCCCTTGAGCATCAGCGTGCACCCCTCTTTGACTTCTGCCTCCGGGAAACCGATTTGCTGGATGTCCCCTCCGGGTCAGGCTCCAAGCAGAatgcaggggcaggggcgggggcagagggagtTGGGGGAACCTGGAATCTGCCCTCAAGGCACCTCGGGTAACAACCATTCACGGGCCAGTGTGATAAGGGCCCGAGCACTCACTGGGGAGCAAGAAGGGGCGACCACTTGAGGACACTGTAGTGGTTTTCAAGAAGGGAGGGGGTGCGTGAGGCAGAGAAACCACTGCAAGAAGGGCCAGAGGCCTGGGGGCAGAGCGCTCGGCATGGCCGGTTCGTGCCCAGCAGTTGGGGGTTTGAGGGAGAGGATGTGGGCGGGGCCGCTTCGGTCCAGGCGGCCAGCTGGGTGAGCGCCCGGGCGGCCCGCACACACCGTCGTCGGCAGTGGGAGCCGTGCCCGAGCCCCTAGGGGGTCTCACGCACCGCCTCTGCCTCAGGGCCCCAGAAAGGCAGACAGCCACCCAAAAATGCTCTGCGGGCCCCAAAGGCGGTGAGTTTTAGTGTCCCCGGAGCTGTGGGGGACAGAAAACGGCTCCCCCCAGAGACACCCGCGTCCCGATCCCCAGAGCCTGGGACTAGGTTAGGTTGGCAACAGAGAAGGAAGGTGGCTGATCCAGTGGCCTTCAAGTAGGGCGGCGGTCCCGGGCCATCCAGGCGGGCCCCCAGGGCAGCCACGGGGTCCTTCTAGGACGGAGGCAGAAGAGGAGCGTCAGAGAGGGTGGCACCGTGGAAGCCGGGGTCAGGAGGCCGTGTTGCGGGCTCTGGAGACGGTGGCAGGGACCGTGAGACCGGGGACGCCAGTGGCCTCCGGAAACCGAGAGACGTCAGGGAGCAGATGGCCCCCTGGAGCCTCCCGAAGGAATGTGGGCCTCGCGGGGGCAAAGCCCGTGAGACCCGCCGAGGACCTGGGGCCTCCGGAACCGCCGCGTGGCACGTGTGTGCTGTTCGAGGCGGCTGCACGCGGCGGGAACTCACCGCGGGGCAGTCGGGACGCCCGCGGTGACCCATCGGCCGCTGGGGGGGGGCGCAGGCTCATGCCTCCCAGCGCCGGGTTCCTCAGCTGCCCCTCCCTCGATTTCCCAGCCTTGCCTTGGTCCTTGCTCAGGCTTCTtcggcccctctcctctctccttcccccaaatgCTGCTGTCTTCCCGGCCGCTTTCCTCGAAAAGTGCCTTTTCTCTTTGAGATGCCTTTTCCCCCCAGCTGAACGGCTGCCCTTGTAGCAGAAAGCAGCCACGGGCAAGCACATCGTGTGTGTGCTCTGAGAATGCCTCACTTCCGTGCACTGAAAGTTGAGTTGCACGTGATTTTCACGGCCACGAGAtactgttttttgaaaaaaatgttcccggccatttcggggtgcctgggtggctcagtcggtcgggcgtccaGCTCTCGATCACGGATCAGGTTATGCGTGACCTCAGAgcccgtgggatcgagccctgcgtcaggcttcgcgctgagcacggagcctgcttgagattctctgtccccctccacccctcccccactcgtgctctctccccccctcctcaaaataaataaacattaaaaaaaaaaagaaaaaaggaaacgaGAATTTCCCAACCGTTTAAAGACGTAAGACCCATTGTTGCCTCACAGACTGTACAAAGACAGATAAGTGGCAGGATTTGACCCACAGGCAATAGGTTTCCAACTTCCCGTCAGTGGTGATAAAGATCATGATGTCATCTCCCGCCGAATTCTTGTAGGACACTTAGagcagtggctggcacatagtaggtcctctgTGAGCGAGAGCTCTTACTGTGACCGCTGTCAGGATCCTCGACTCCcacctgtccctctctgtccgACATCCAGGGCACCCAGCGTTTCTCAGCTCTGTCCCCATGGCGCCTCCAGTCCACCTCCGCGTGGTCACTCATGCTGTGGTCACACTGCGTGTGGTAAGACTGCACTTCCCGGGCCCGTCGTGCTTGGgtaaagcctgggtggctcggtcggttgagcatcctcctcctgatttcggctcaggtcacgatgccggggtcatgggaccgagccctgtgtcaggctctgcactgagtgtggagcctgcttgggattccctctctctctctctctctctctctctctctgtctctctctctcaaattaaaaaaataaaaagaatcctcAGTGGAAGGTCCCTTCTGAATGGATGACTTAGTTCCCGTCTTGGGACCTTCCAGAGCTCCCCCACCATCCCCCATGGCGCCCAGCAATACAGTGGCTGTTCCATCCGCCCGGGGCGCTAAGTAACCGTGTCTTGTAACAGGCGTGGCATGTGAGGAGAaaccagagaaggaaaatgaagcaaataaaaaaacGTTTTAAGACCCTGAGATTTGGGGATTGTTTGTTACCAGGACATAAGCTGGCATGCGCCGACGGATACGatttccttcctcccactcccAGCTCCCTGTCCTGCGTTCACACTCTTGGCCGTCTCTAGCGGCGCCCCGCCCCCACGGATGTCTCCCCCCATCAGCACCCTAGTCTTGCCCTTCCCCTCGTCACACCCTCAGAGGAGGCCTCAGGATAACGACGGCCCCCCGCCCCGCTCGCAGCCTGCAGGCCTAGCTGCCTCTTTCTGTTCTGACCCTCCCGTCACACTCTCCGCGCTCCGGCCGCCCTGGCTTACCTACAGTGCACGTCTGTCCCATATTCCCTGCCGTCTCCGTGACTTTGCATGATGCGCGACCTATGCCTCCCTGCAGCCCTGCGGGATCTATGGCCACATCATCCGGGCTCAGCCTGGGAGCCGTCTCCTCCAGGGAGCTTGCCTTAATGCCTCCCTGCTGGCCCTATCTTAGGCTCGTGTTCCCAGAACACTTTCTTTCATCATTGGACCGAGTCTGTAAAGACTCCTCAGTTCAGGCGTTTTAAGACTGAAAAGCAGGCTTTaagggaaggaagtgaggagAAGCTCATGAATTCGTTCTTAGTTACGTTGTTTGGGCTGTTGGTAGCCTGTCCAGGCGGCCGTTGGACACGTAGTTTGGAATTTTGGAAGAGCCGTGGTCCAGAGGTGTGAGTTTGGCCAACATCGTGGCGTAGTGTTGGCCGAAGTCTCTGAGGAGGGTGACCTCCCAGAGTGGAAGGGACCGGCCGGGCTGGGGAAGAACGCCACTGGGTGTGGAGGCCGAAAAAGGACCAATGGAAGCCCAGTGGAGAGGAAGAAACGGGAGAGGGTGACATCCCAGGATCTGAGGGCGGAGCCCAGACCTAGAGGGGATCACCGGTGCAGCCACAACGTGAACTtgtgacacaaataaatggcggggcgcctgggggctcagtcggttaaatgtcggcttcggctcaggtcatgatctcagggtttgtgagttcgagccccgcgtccggctgtgtgctgacagctcggagcctggagcctgctttggattctgtgtctccctctctctgcccctcccctgctcgcttgctcgctctctctcaaaaacaaacattaaaaaaatttttaattaaatcataaaaaataaattaatggcaTGAAGAATTTAGCATAGTTTAAGTTGTCTTTGATTCTAGATGTATAATGTGCTGGAAACAACATTCTAATCAAGCAGAGGGCATATCACTACACGTCAGTGTCATCAAAGAAAACTTTTACTTTGCTCACCAAAATGTCCCGGGGTGCTGTCTCCGGGGGGACCCGCTCCCGAAGGCTGGTCAGCGGGCCTGGTGGCTGGAGGACGGTCAGGCCTCCGCCTTCACCATGACATGCTCGTCCTGGGTCCTAGGCCTCCCGTCTAAGGAGCCGTGTGACCGTCGGCCTCCGTAGCTGTCCAGCTGCAGTCCCCACGTGCCGTGGAGTAGTCCTGCCCCAGCGATGGCACACGTCACTCCATCAAGTGACCGGGTGAGaatcctgggggaggggcgggtggaCAGGGTGGGACACGTATCGGTGAAAACTGGGGGAAAGCCCACCGGAGAACCGGCCAGAGGGTGCAGGGCCGGGGCACCGGTGCTCCCCGCTGAGATGTCGGACGCAAGCCCGGACGCAGGGAGACATGCTGGGCTCGAGGACCGAGCGATGGCTGAGCAGGGAGGAAATTGcgggcagaggcaggggacaCCGTAGGAAGCACAGGGGCTCCTTGGCTCCACTGCGGCCCGGGCTCAACCTTCGGGGGGACACACAGCGACAAGGGGGACGCGCCAGAGGGCTCTTACCTTGACGCGGGTGCAGGAGCCGGCGGGAGGGGGTGGGCCGGCCTCGGTGTTATCAAGGTGCTGCAGGCCCTGTGTCTTCCTGTGGGGTGGCCACGGCCAATCAGGTGCAGGCACCATCTCGGGAGGTATCTCGGTATCTGTTCTGTGTCCCGGCATTTCCTCCCGTGCGGCCTCGCCCCCGCCCTCACCGTCACCTTCCCTGCGTTCTCGGAGCCGCTGTCCCCCTCCGATGCCTTCTCTCCTACAAGCCTCCGCGACACATTTCCAGGGCGCCCATCGTCTCGGGCGACCTTGGAGACTTCACAGTAGCGCGCGTGTGTTGGAGGCGAAGCCGTCCCTGAGGGCCCCTCGCAGTGAGCTTGGTGAGACGGCCCTGCAGGGCCACCTCGCCGCGTGTGGGGTCTAACCCCCGGTTCGCCCCCGGGCATCCCCGGGCAGGCCCCAGCCTCCCATCCGCGCTGGCCCCCCGCCCGGACGCCCCGCACACGAGCACCGCATGCTGCATCGGCGGCGTGGGCCCGCGGGGCACAGAGGGGCCTCCTCCCCGCCGTCCAAAGTCTCCAGCTGCGTCAGGGGCGCTGAGACCACACATTCTTCCTGGGAACCACGTCTGTTTGTGCCGCGGGCGGGTGGTCCTTGGACAGGGCCAGAGAGTGGCGAGGACAGAGGACAGTCCCCCCGGCTCTcgggggagaaggagaggcggGCGCACCCCTGAGCCCCTGGGACAGATGCGCCCTGACATCACTCCGCCGTGCTCCCCAGATGCCCGCGGGAAGGGCTTTCCCGCTGCTCAGTTCTCCTTTCCCAGGAGGAAAATGTGGCCTCACACGGGTGTATGCGGCAGAAACGGGAAAGGGGAATTTGAAAGCCCTTGTAGACGCCCTTCTGCAAAATTGGAGccactgtttctcaaaattaCGCCACGTGCTGTGAAATTGTGGCTGCTTAAAGGTTATTTACGACGTGGAAGCCGACGCCGTATCCGTGAACTCCTCATACTCTGTTAGGTGAAAATGCATTGATGTAAATGGCGCTGTGATTGGATCTTTCATTCGTGTGTGGTTTTGTGACCTCATCCGTGAATTATTTGGCAAGTTCGGGCTCACGGAGTTCTGCAGGTCTTTCAAATACTGACCCGTCTCACGATAAACTCTGTCAGCGTCTGTCTCTACGTCACGTTTGTTAACATCACCGCGAATCTCCTCAGAAAACCCTCTCTTACGTAGGCGGCAGGCTTATATGGTTTTCAGAATCGTAACTGTTTCCTCGAAAGCCCACACGGGACCACTGGTGATAAAAACGCTAGATGTTTTCCTTGAAATGACGAGGTCACTTTGCTCCCCTGAGAAAATTCCCTCCAGCTCTCCGACCCTGAAGAGTCCAGAAAAGACGGTGATCCATCGAATACACAGGGCCGGAGTTGTTGGGTCGTCGGCCCCAGCAACTGCACTGTGCTCGCGCCTGGGAAAACCACCGCACGTGGACATACGGTGGGACgtgtacgtgtgtgcacatgtgcccGGTTCGACCACGGCCAACACAGGAAGTCACGTCCTCCTGATTTCACGACGTGAAGACTTCTCACCACTCCCATCAGGGATCCAGGACGTTCCTGAGCGAAGCCGGCTCCTTCGACAATCGCTGCACGGCCGTG contains the following coding sequences:
- the LOC122201372 gene encoding mas-related G-protein coupled receptor member X2-like, with amino-acid sequence MDHYCEAVNRSSNDSTGMSPGAGMTGQVLLRSITVVVALCGLVGNGAVIWLIRASVRRNAFSVYNLSLAVADLMHLCLQIVFCARQILKPFLHRCFHVPGILMVLRFSSYFTGLGVMTAISLQRCLSVLFPIWYRCHCPRHLSAGVSALLWLLTFLMNILRGHACGQLSTSTTRFCPALVAITDVWVVVLFVTMGTSSLLLLRQVRDSARLHLPRRLYLVVLLTALVFFLCGVPLSVIRFLMWKVESQALNDVSVLLSCVNSTANPAVYFFIVGLRGRPPKAPLAGVSGGPQGKRQSPGEAPAPPNREGGP